The Humulus lupulus chromosome 3, drHumLupu1.1, whole genome shotgun sequence genome window below encodes:
- the LOC133822037 gene encoding putative wall-associated receptor kinase-like 16, whose protein sequence is MDANYKLSFFRSVPYLFTVICIFIAIVKSTAADDDQLALPGCRSRCGDVDIPYPFGLSEDCYLNRNFSIRCENDNSTGRPTPIYGRNLVVTNISVQLHEITINWFVARKCFNESGHQVRSNTPSLNVSTLTVSGSKNNFVVLGCDSYAFLNGFENGTNYSMGCMSICNNRRDVTDDDGCSGIGCCQTDLPKGRLKRLTINPKSFNRHQSVMSFNPCTYAFVVKRNHFKFSRAFLDDFPEKQLPVVADWTIQKDAPCRTEARNESFCACGGNNTVFEPTAVDGSETQYQCRCAEGYDGNPYLPTGCKETNECLGPGPINCTKSQYCENIPGAYICKERSRSQFPLIKICIGVAIGFIALFISSSWFYLVLKKRKLMQLKEKFFQQNGGLILKQKLSGQEDNSSSTAKIFTEKELIKATNNYDETTIIGRGGFGTVYKGFLPDNRIVAIKKSKLIDQNQTEQFINEVVVLSQINHKNIVKLLGCCLETQVPLLVYEFVPNGTLSEHIHEREKSIKLSWETRLGIAAEAAEALAYLHSAASTPIIHRDVKPSNILLDNFTAKVSDFGASKLVPQDQVELATMVQGTLGYLDPEYLHTNQLTEKSDVYSFGVVLVELLTAKKAISFDRLEEERSLAMHFLCSLKRDRLFEIVVVEGDIANNYKEQVMGVAMIAKMCLSVNGEDRPSMKEVAVELEGLRKMGKHPWANEDDPLIDHLEETEYLIARKDNDSGGSNANSAYDSIRDHVLLDFSGR, encoded by the exons ATGGACGCTAATTATAAGCTCTCCTTCTTCCGATCGGTACCTTATTTATTCACAGTCATATGCATCTTCATTGCCATCGTAAAATCAACGGCGGCAGATGATGATCAGCTCGCTTTGCCCGGTTGCCGGAGTAGATGCGGAGATGTGGACATCCCATACCCGTTTGGTCTCTCTGAAGATTGTTATCTCAACAGAAACTTCAGTATCAGATGTGAAAATGATAACTCCACCGGACGACCTACTCCGATCTACGGCAGAAACCTCGTCGTCACCAACATTTCCGTCCAACTCCACGAGATAACCATCAACTGGTTCGTCGCCCGAAAATGCTTCAACGAGTCGGGTCATCAGGTCCGGTCAAACACTCCCAGCCTCAACGTCTCGACCCTCACCGTCTCCGGCTCCAAGAACAACTTCGTCGTCCTGGGCTGCGACTCCTACGCCTTTCTCAACGGCTTTGAGAACGGAACCAACTACTCCATGGGCTGCATGTCCATATGCAACAACCGCCGTGACGTGACGGACGACGATGGTTGCTCGGGAATCGGGTGCTGTCAGACAGATTTGCCTAAGGGACGACTCAAAAGGCTGACTATAAATCCTAAAAGCTTCAACAGACATCAAAGCGTTATGAGCTTTAACCCTTGTACGTATGCCTTTGTTGTAAAGCGAAATCATTTCAAGTTTTCTCGGGCTTTTTTGGACGATTTCCCGGAGAAACAGCTGCCGGTGGTTGCTGATTGGACGATCCAGAAGGACGCGCCCTGTCGAACCGAAGCTCGAAACGAGTCGTTTTGTGCTTGTGGTGGAAACAACACTGTCTTCGAGCCCACCGCCGTTGATGGCAGTGAGACTCAGTACCAGTGTAGGTGTGCGGAGGGTTACGACGGCAACCCCTATCTCCCTACCGGTTGCAAAG aaacaaatgaatgccTAGGCCCAGGACCAATTAATTGTACCAAAAGTCAGTACTGCGAGAATATACCAGGAGCTTATATTTGCAAGGAACGAAGCCGAAGCCAATTTCCACTCATTAAAATTTGCATTG GTGTAGCAATTGGCTTTATTGCCTTGTTCATCAGTAGCTCTTGGTTCTACTTAGTCCTAAAGAAAAGAAAGCTAATGCAACTCAAAGAAAAGTTTTTTCAACAAAACGGTGGTTTGATTCTAAAGCAAAAACTGTCTGGACAAGAAGATAACTCATCATCAACGGCTAAAATCTTCACAGAAAAAGAGCTCATCAAAGCAACAAATAACTATGATGAGACCACAATCATTGGCCGAGGTGGTTTCGGCACAGTCTACAAGGGTTTTTTACCAGACAATAGAATAGTAGCTATAAAAAAGTCAAAGCTCATTGACCAGAACCAAACCGAACAATTCATCAACGAGGTAGTTGTTCTATCCCAAATCAACCACAAAAATATTGTCAAACTCTTGGGATGTTGTTTGGAGACCCAAGTTCCTTTACTTGTGTATGAATTTGTCCCAAATGGGACTCTCTCCGAACACATACACGAAAGAGAAAAATCCATCAAGTTGAGTTGGGAAACTCGTTTGGGAATAGCAGCCGAAGCAGCTGAAGCTTTGGCTTATCTTCACTCGGCGGCCTCAACACCAATCATTCATAGAGATGTGAAGCCTTCGAACATACTTCTAGACAATTTCACTGCAAAAGTGTCTGATTTCGGAGCTTCAAAGTTGGTTCCCCAAGATCAAGTGGAGTTGGCCACCATGGTGCAAGGTACTCTCGGATACTTAGATCCAGAGTACTTGCACACAAACCAACTGACTGAAAAGAGTGATGTTTATAGCTTTGGAGTTGTTCTTGTCGAATTGTTAACGGCAAAGAAAGCAATCTCTTTTGATAGATTGGAAGAGGAGAGGAGTTTGGCTATGCATTTCTTGTGTTCATTGAAAAGGGATAGATTGTTTGAAATAGTTGTGGTTGAGGGTGATATTGCAAATAATTATAAAGAGCAAGTTATGGGAGTGGCTATGATTGCTAAGATGTGCTTGAGTGTTAATGGTGAAGATAGGCCTTCGATGAAAGAAGTGGCAGTTGAATTGGAAGGGCTAAGGAAAATGGGAAAGCATCCTTGGGCTAATGAGGATGATCCATTGATTGACCATTTGGAAGAGACTGAATATTTGATTGCTCGTAAAGACAATGACAGTGGAGGTAGTAATGCCAATTCTGCTTATGATAGTATAAGAGACCATGTATTACTAGATTTTAGTGGAAGGTGA